From a single Lolium rigidum isolate FL_2022 chromosome 7, APGP_CSIRO_Lrig_0.1, whole genome shotgun sequence genomic region:
- the LOC124671355 gene encoding uncharacterized protein LOC124671355 translates to MGKKIATARPGCAAGEIADDLLRDVLARLTGWRDLLRCAATCKRWLNLVTDRAFLRRAGLWPHTAPHPSVLVGVFSQNSFACSPCCFEKNYPRCPSQFFSLQAAGDDGKLLVDSFFADDDGLFSFAQPLASRRGLLLVCVHPIGRKLQLAVCRPMGDKRNTHLLPPPAAMDTIGFREHDFTGYALLTDADYGDADVGNLVEHRQQHTFRVVLNYTDRDGSASACVYSSATGSWSAPIRCHWPSALFRCGPSAGLVIHSTVHWLYMCNDDNFYTFNVLRKVAGPAIRPRYAQGKFDCSCASFKVVKMLKKRRQEPCCKHYRLASSKTFGLRKWKLIAR, encoded by the exons ATGGGCAAAAAGATTGCCACTGCACGCCCAGGATGCGCCGCCGGTGAAATCGCGGACGACCTCCTACGCGACGTCTTGGCGCGCCTGACGGGCTGGCGGGATCTCCTGCGCTGTGCTGCCACCTGCAAACGGTGGCTCAACCTCGTCACCGATCGGGCCTTCCTCCGACGGGCCGGCCTCTGGCCGCACACGGCGCCACACCCGTCCGTCCTCGTTGGGGTCTTCTCGCAGAACTCGTTTGCTTGCAGCCCGTGTTGTTTCGAGAAGAATTATCCGCGTTGCCCCTCGCAGTTCTTCAGCCTCCAGGCTGCTGGCGACGACGGGAAACTTCTCGTCGACTCTTTCTTCGCCGATGACGATGGGCTCTTCAGCTTTGCCCAGCCACTGGCATCGCGTCGCGGTCTTCTCCTCGTGTGCGTCCACCCCATCGGCCGGAAGCTCCAACTGGCTGTATGTCGCCCGATGGGCGACAAGAGGAACACGCATCTTCTACCACCGCCTGCGGCCATGGACACGATTGGATTCCGGGAACACGATTTTACAGGCTATGCGCTTCTCACCGACGCGGACTACGGCGATGCTGATGTTGGTAATTTGGTGGAGCATCGGCAACAACACACTTTTCGCGTGGTCTTGAACTACACCGACCGCGACGGATCCGCGTCTGCCTGCGTCTACTCCTCGGCTACAGGAAGCTGGAGCGCTCCCATCAGGTGTCACTGGCCATCCGCCCTCTTCAGGTGTGGACCGAGTGCTGGCCTTGTCATCCATAGCACGGTGCATTGGCTCTACATGTGCAATGACGACAACTTCTATACCTTCAAT GTTCTTAGGAAAGTTGCAG GTCCAGCTATCAGACCACGGTACGCCCAAGGCAAGTTCGACTGCTCCTGTGCAAG CTTCAAAGTTGTGAAGATGCTGAAGAAGCGGAGGCAAGAGCCCTGTTGCAAGCACTACAGACTTGCGTCCAGCAAGACATTCGGCCTGAGGAAGTGGAAACTGATAGCTCGATAG